The Halichoerus grypus chromosome 9, mHalGry1.hap1.1, whole genome shotgun sequence genome has a window encoding:
- the CCDC28A gene encoding coiled-coil domain-containing protein 28A isoform X1, with translation MEERKVKRRSPKSFSAHSTQVVNAKKNSIPVSKSTGFSNPASQSTSQRPKLKRVMKEKTRPQGGEGKGAQPAPIQHSFLTDVSDVQEMERGLLSLLNDFHSGKLQAFGNECSIEQMEHVRGMQEKLARLNLELYGELEELPEDKRKTASDSNLDRLLSDLEELNSSIQKLHLADAQDVPNTSTS, from the exons ATGGAGGAGCGGAAAGTGAAGAGGAGGAGTCCTAAGTCTTTCAGTGCCCACTCTACTCAGGTTGTTAATGCCAAAAAAAATTCTATTCCAGTTAGTAAAAGCACAGGGTTTTCAAATCCTGCATCACAGTCAACGTCACAGCGACCAaagttaaaaag AGTGATGAAAGAAAAGACCAGACCTCAGGGTGGAGAAGGAAAAGGTGCACAGCCAGCTCCCATTCAGCACTCTTTCCTCACCGATGTCTCAGACGTtcaggagatggagagagggcttctcagccttttgAATGATTTCCACTCTGGAAAACTTCAAGCGTTCG GAAATGAATGTTCCATTGAACAGATGGAACATGTTCGGGGAATGCAGGAGAAATTAGCTCGCTTGAATTTGGAGCTCTATGGGGAGTTAGAGGAACTTCCTGAGGATAAGAGAAAAACAGCCAGTGACTCCAATCTGGACAGGCTTCTGTCTGAC TTAGAAGAACTGAATTCTTCCAT ACAAAAACTACATTTGGCAGATGCCCAAGATGTTCCAAATACTTCTACCAGCTAA
- the CCDC28A gene encoding coiled-coil domain-containing protein 28A isoform X3, with protein MEERKVKRRSPKSFSAHSTQVVNAKKNSIPVSKSTGFSNPASQSTSQRPKLKRVMKEKTRPQGGEGKGAQPAPIQHSFLTDVSDVQEMERGLLSLLNDFHSGKLQAFGNECSIEQMEHVRGMQEKLARLNLELYGELEELPEDKRKTASDSNLDRLLSDLEELNSSISRAALIWQPRAI; from the exons ATGGAGGAGCGGAAAGTGAAGAGGAGGAGTCCTAAGTCTTTCAGTGCCCACTCTACTCAGGTTGTTAATGCCAAAAAAAATTCTATTCCAGTTAGTAAAAGCACAGGGTTTTCAAATCCTGCATCACAGTCAACGTCACAGCGACCAaagttaaaaag AGTGATGAAAGAAAAGACCAGACCTCAGGGTGGAGAAGGAAAAGGTGCACAGCCAGCTCCCATTCAGCACTCTTTCCTCACCGATGTCTCAGACGTtcaggagatggagagagggcttctcagccttttgAATGATTTCCACTCTGGAAAACTTCAAGCGTTCG GAAATGAATGTTCCATTGAACAGATGGAACATGTTCGGGGAATGCAGGAGAAATTAGCTCGCTTGAATTTGGAGCTCTATGGGGAGTTAGAGGAACTTCCTGAGGATAAGAGAAAAACAGCCAGTGACTCCAATCTGGACAGGCTTCTGTCTGAC TTAGAAGAACTGAATTCTTCCAT CTCCAGAGCTGCACTAATATGGCAGCCACGAGCCATATAG
- the CCDC28A gene encoding coiled-coil domain-containing protein 28A isoform X2, giving the protein MEERKVKRRSPKSFSAHSTQVVNAKKNSIPVSKSTGFSNPASQSTSQRPKLKRVMKEKTRPQGGEGKGAQPAPIQHSFLTDVSDVQEMERGLLSLLNDFHSGKLQAFGNECSIEQMEHVRGMQEKLARLNLELYGELEELPEDKRKTASDSNLDRLLSDLEELNSSITFQISSVPAPELH; this is encoded by the exons ATGGAGGAGCGGAAAGTGAAGAGGAGGAGTCCTAAGTCTTTCAGTGCCCACTCTACTCAGGTTGTTAATGCCAAAAAAAATTCTATTCCAGTTAGTAAAAGCACAGGGTTTTCAAATCCTGCATCACAGTCAACGTCACAGCGACCAaagttaaaaag AGTGATGAAAGAAAAGACCAGACCTCAGGGTGGAGAAGGAAAAGGTGCACAGCCAGCTCCCATTCAGCACTCTTTCCTCACCGATGTCTCAGACGTtcaggagatggagagagggcttctcagccttttgAATGATTTCCACTCTGGAAAACTTCAAGCGTTCG GAAATGAATGTTCCATTGAACAGATGGAACATGTTCGGGGAATGCAGGAGAAATTAGCTCGCTTGAATTTGGAGCTCTATGGGGAGTTAGAGGAACTTCCTGAGGATAAGAGAAAAACAGCCAGTGACTCCAATCTGGACAGGCTTCTGTCTGAC TTAGAAGAACTGAATTCTTCCAT AACCTTTCAAATTTCTTCTGTTCCAGCTCCAGAGCTGCACTAA